The window CCACGCGGCCACCTCGGCGACCCCGTCGGCGCCGGCGAGCACCAGGGGCGCGGCGCCGTGCGCGGCGAGCGCGTCCTTCAGGGCCGGCACCGCCGCCTCGTCGGCGACGGCCACGACCTCGGCCCCGACCTCGGCGGCCTGCCTGGCCAGCAACTCGACCTTGCCGCCGCCGGCCGCGAGCCCCGCGACCCGGAACCTGCCGGGATTGGTCGTGAGGACGTCGAGGGCCTGGGTGCCGACCGAGCCGGTGGAGCCCAGCACGACGACGGAGCGGAGGGACTGTGCATGCACCCGTCCATTCTCCCCGCTCGCGGACGCGCCCGGGCACGCGGCCGTGACGTTCCCGAAATCGGCCCGGTATGTGACGGGCGGTATCACCACCGGTTCGTACCGTGATGCCGCCATATCCGAATGCGCATAGCTTGAGAAAAAGGCATATCGCCGTACGTACCTTCCAACGGCAGATTCCGGTTTCGGGAGGTACGTAATGCACCGCAGAGTCGCCCTGCTCTCCGCCGTCGCGCTCGCCGTGGCGGGCGCGCTGATCCCCGCGTCCGCGGGAGCCGCCCAGGCAGGCACCTCGGCGACCGGCCTGGACCCCAGGCCCGTCCGCTGGTCCGCGACGGACTCCTGGCCGGAACGCCGGACCGTCCTGCAGTACTGGACGTCGCAGCGCATGCTGGCGGCGGAGCCCCTGTCGTCGCCCGCGCCGCGCCGCGCCTCGTCGGACTCGCCCACCCAGGGCAGCCCGTGGGCCACCCGCGGCGCCTCGACCGGCACCGCCACCGGCGGGCGCGTCCCGTACACGATCCGCGGCTCCTCCGCGGGAGCCGGCCAGGCCGCGCCGTGGTCGGTCGGCGGCACCGCGCCCGTCGGCGTCCGCCAGGTCGCCCAGCAGGCCCAGGTGCCGAACAGCCCCGGCCTGCGATGGACCGACGGCGGCGCCGTCGTGCGCACCGTGGGCCGGGTCTTCTTCACCACCGCCGAGGGCCGCAACTCCTCCTGCTCGGGCACGGCCGTCACCAGCGCCAACGAGAGCGTCGTGATGACCGCCGGGCACTGCGTGAAGCTGAACGGCGCCGCCCACCGCAACTGGGTGTTCGTCCCGGGTTTCGACAACGGCCGGCGCCCGTTCGGCACCTGGGTCGCCACCAGGCTGCTGACCACCCAGCAGTGGAACGCCCGCGAGGACATCAACTTCGACATCGCCGCCGCCGTGGTCGCGCCGCTCGACGGCCGGACGCTGACCGACGTGGTCGGCGGGCAGGGGGTGGCCTTCAACCAGGCCAGGCGGCAGCAGATGTACTCCTTCGGCTACCCGGCGGCGGCGCCGTTCAACGGCTCACGGCTCATCTACTGCAGCGGGCAGGCGTTCGACGACACCGTCATGACCCGGGACCTGGGCCTGCGCTGCGCCATGACGGGCGGCTCCAGCGGCGGCCCGTGGTTCCGCAACTTCGACGAGTCGACCGGGCTCGGCTGGCTCAACTCCGTCAACAGCTTCAAGTACAACTTCGCGCCGGACTTCATGTTCGGCCCGTTCTTCGGCAACGAGGCCCAGGCCGTCTACCAGGCCGCGCAGCGCACCAACGCACTCTGAGGCGTTTTACCGAATGTAGCCACAAGGGCACACGTTGTAGTGCACACTCGGGTGCCATGACCCTGAGCACCCCTCTGCTGGCGGCCGTTCCGCTCGTCGCGGGGCTGATGGGCCCCGCCCTCGTCGGCGCGACTCCCCCACAGCGACCCGTCCATCCGCCCGCCCACGCCGACCACGACCCGCCCCGGGCACGCGACGCCGGGCCCGACGCGGCGCGGGCGACGCGGGCGGGACAGGCCTCCCGGCCGGACGTCGTCGAGCACGTCGCCGCCCGCGGCCCGTCCGACCAGCAGCGGGTGCTCGGCTACTGGACGGCCCGGCGGATGGCCGCGGCGCTGCCGATCGACCTGGTCGGCTCCCTGCCGGGGGGCGGCCTGCTCGGCGGGCTCACCGGCCGGGCCGGCGGCCCGGGTGTGCCAGGGCTGTCGGGCACGACGGCCCGCCAGGCCTCCCCCGACCGCCGTCCGGCCGTCTCCCGGCACCACTCCGCCCGGCCGCAGCAGACGACGTACGGCGCGCGCTGGTCGACCGGCGGCGCGGTGACCAGGACCACCGGCCGCGTCTTCATGACGATGAACGGGGTCGACTTCGTCTGCTCGGCGAGCACGGTCAAGAGCGCCAACCGCGACGTGGTGGTCACGGCGGGCCACTGCGTCAAGGACGGCGCCGGCCAGTGGGCCGACAACTGGACGTTCGTGCCGGGCTACCGTGACGGCGGCGGCCACCCGTACGGGAGGTACCCGGCGCGCCGCATGTTCGTCGCGGGCCCGTGGTCCCGCTCGGCCGACGACAGCTACGACGTGGGCATGGTAGTCCTGGGCACCTCGTCCGGCAGGCACGTCGCCGACGTGGTGGGCGCTCAGGAGATCGCCTTCAACCAGCCGCGGGGCGGGCAGGCCTTCGGCTTCGGCTATCCCGCCGACCCGCCGTACAACGGCGAACACCTGGTCTACTGCGCCGGACGGCTGCGCGCCGACCCCCACGGCGAGACCCGCGACCAGGGCCTCGGCTGCGACATGACGGCCGGCTCCAGCGGCGGCCCCTGGCTGTCCGGCTTCGACCACGACACCGGCAAGGGCACCCTGACGTCGCTGAGCAGCTTCAAGTACAGCGACGACCAGCGCACCATGTACGGCCCCTACTTCGGCGAGGCCGTCAAAACCCTCTTCACCACCGCCGAACGCGCCTGACCGGCCCCACCCTGGCCCTCCCGCCACCTGTCCTCCCCTTCCACCGCGACCCGTTCGGGCGCGCGGCCGGGCGGATGGGCGGCGTCAGATCCAGCCCTCCTCCCAGGCACGGTGTGCCGCGGCGTGGCGCGAACTGACCCCGAGCTTGGCCATGGCCGCCGACAGGTAGTTGCGCACCGTGCCGGGAGCGAGGTGGATCTGCGCCGCGATGTCGTTGATCGAGGCGCCCGTCCGCGACGCGCGCAGCACCTCCAGCTCCCGTCCGGTCAGGGGGCAGTCGTCCTCGGCGAGGGCGGAGGCGGCGATGTCGGGGTCGACGTAGCGGCGGCCGGCGGCGACGTCGCGGATGATCTCGGCCAGCCGGGTGGCGGGCGTGGTCTTGGGCACGAATCCGCTCACCCCGGCGGCGAGCGCACGGCGCAGCACGCCGGGCCGGGCATGCCGGGTGACGAGGACGATCCGTGTGGACAGCGCGGCGCGGATCTCCTGCGCGGCGTGCAACCCGTCGGCGGGCGGCATCTCCAGGTCGAGCACGGCGATGTCCGGCCGCCGCTCGTGTGCCAGCCGCACCGCGTCCGTGGTGGTGGCCGCCTCGGCGACCACGTCCAGGTCCGCCTCCAGCCCGAGCAGCGCGGCCAGGGCTCCCCTGATGAGGTCCTCGTCGTCGGCGATCAGCAACCGGATCACCGCGTACTCACCCCGGCGGGGTAGGCGGGCGCGCCGGCCGGCAGCGAGGCCACCACCTCGAACCGGTCGCCGTCGCGCCGCCAGTCCAGCGTGCCGCCGGCCTGCTCCAGCCGCCCGGCCAGGGTGCGCAGCCCGGTGCCCGCGTCCGGCCGGGGCGGGTCCGCGGCGCCGTCGTTGCCGATCAGCAGCCGGGCATGGCCGTCCTCGACGCGGTAGGCGATGCGCGCGTGGCCGGCCCGGCTGTGGCGCAGCACGTTGGTGGTCGCCTCGCGCATCACCAGCCCCAGCAGGTGGCGGGCGGGCTCCGGCAGGGTGGGCGCGCCGGTGGCCTGATCACGGTCGACGGCCGTGTCGATGCCGGCGGCGGTCAGCACCTTGGCCGCGTTGGCGATCTCGTCCTCCAGAGTCGTACGCCGGTATCCCTGCACCACGGCACGGGTGTCGCGGAGCGCGTCGGCGGCCAGCCGCCGCACCTCCCGCATCTCCGCGGCGGCCCGCGCCGGGTCGCCCTCGACGAGCCGCTCGGCAAGCTCGCTCTTGAGCGCGATCACCTGCAGGTGGTGGCCCTGGATGTCGTGCAGGTCGGCGGCGAAGCGCAGCCGCTCGTCCTTGACCGCCAGTTCGGCGGCCAGCCGCCGCGCCTGGTCCAGCCGGTCGGCGACGTCCCAGGCCCACAGCATGCCCAGCGCCATCCAGGCGACGGAGGCGACCATGCCGGCCGGGAAGGCGGCAGCGAGGAGCCACCCCTCGTCTCCCGAGGCGAGCGCCACGCCCCCGCCGAGCGCCGCCGCGGCGACCACCGCGCCGGCGATGAGCGTGCGCCGGTGCGCCGGCCGGAGGAACGTCGCCGTGATCGACACCATCACCGCCGGAGCGACCGGCCACAGCCCGTCGTCGCGCAACGCCAGCGGGACGGCCCCGAGCACGGCCGCGGCCAGACCCCCCACCACCAGCCACCCGGCCGGAAACCCGCCAGGCCCCGCCGTCGACCGGCCGGCCGGAGCCCGGCCACCCGGATGACGACCGTCCGTCCGATGACCGCCCACCTGGTGACCGGGCCCGGGGTCGCCTGGGACGCGGTCCAGCCGGCGGCCGACGAGCACGACGGCGGCCACGACCAGCACCGCCAGCGCCAGGCCGCTGACGCCCCTGACCCAGGGGACCACGCCCTCGTCCATGGCCCACGCCCTGACGAAGAGCACCAGGGACACCGTGATGCTCCCGGTGAGGCTCCACCACGTGTAGCGGCGGAACCCGCTCAGCCCCGTCCCGCGCTCGCTCGGCCCGTCACGCACGCCGCCATTGTCCCCTGGTGCGGCAGGTGGTGGGGGGTATGCCGGGCCCCGATGACAAATGTCACGAGATTTCGTGACAGGCCCCCGCCGGCACGTGCGGCTTCCGCACTACTGGCGGCTCCCGTCCTCCCGCAGTCTGGGTTCCGGATACCCCAACCCCGTACACGAGAGGAGCCGGAGATGAGAGCAAGAGCCGCCCACAGCCACCACGGGCGCGGCTGGTGGCCGTTCTTCCGTCACTACCTGGAGATGGTCGCGGCGATGTTCGTCGGCATGGCGGTCCTCGGCGCCGCCGTGCGCGGCGGCCTGGCGCTCGCGGGCCTGGAGTTCCCCGCGCGGCCGGAGCCGGCCGTCCTGGAGATGGCCGTCGACATGTCCGTCGGGATGATCGTCTGGATGCGCTACCGGGGCCACGGCTGGGCCGGGACCCTGGAGATGGCCGGCTCCATGTTCGTCCCGGCACTGGTCCTGTTCCCGCTGCTGTGGACAGGCGTGATCCCGGCCGGCTCGCTGCTCCTCCTGGAGCACGTCGTGATGCTCCCGCTCATGCTCCTGGTGATGCTCCGCCGGCGCGACGAGTACGGGGGCCCGGCCCGTGTCTGACGTCATACCGCACCGTTCCGGCTGGGCAGCCGTGCTGCGGCGCTGGCCGACCGCCCTGGCCGTGGGAACGGCGGCGGCGAGGCTGGCCGGAGGCTCCTCGGACGGGGAGATCACCGCGCTCGCCGAGGTCGCCATGCTGCTGCCCCTGGTCTACCTCGTCGTGGCGGGGATCCGGCGCCGGGGGGCGTCGTGGCCGACGCTGGGCGCCCTCGTGGTCCTCTACGTGGGCCTGCGGACGCTGGACGTGGTCCCCACGCCGGCCGTGCTCGCCGGGGTGTCGCTGGCCGTCCTGGTGCGGGGCGCCGTCTCCGGTGACCTGCGCAGCTCGGGGGCGTTCCGGCTCCAGGCCCTGGGGGTGCTCGGGTTCGGCGCGCTGGCGCTGGCCGCGCTGGTGGCGGAGCCGGACCTCGGCCGCTACCTGGTGGCTGCGGGCTGGCTCCTGCACGGCGTCTGGGACTTCGTCCATCTCAGGAGGAACGCGGTCGTGTCGCGTTCGTACGCGGAGTGGTGCGGCGTCTTCGACGTCCTCATCGCCGCACAACTGGTGTTCCTGGCATGAGCGGCGCGCACGGGTCCGGCCCGTGCGCGCCGTGCTCGACCGCGTACGGCTAGAGCGTCAGCCCCGTCATCACCATGACCTTCTCGTAGGTGAGGTCGCGCATGGCGGAGCCGAGGCCCTCCCTGCCGATGCCGGAGTCCTTGACGCCGCCGTAGGGCATCTGGTCGGCCCGGTACGAGGGCACGTCGCCGATGATCACCCCGCCGACCTCCAGCTCCCGGTTGGCCCGGAAGGCCGCGTCCAGCGAGCGCGTGAACACCCCGGCCTGCAGTCCGTACGCCGAGTCGTTGACCATCGCGTACGCCTCCTCCATCGACGCGGCCGGCTGGAGGATCATGACGGGCCCGAAGACCTCCTCGCGGACGACCTTGGCGTCCGCGGGGACGTCGGCCAGGACCGTGGGGGCGAGCGTGGCCCCCTCGCGGGTGCCGCCCGCGAGCACCCGGGCGCCGCCGCGTACGGCCTCGTCGATCCACTGCTCGACCCGCTCGGCCGCCGCCTCCGACACCAGCGGCCCGACCTGCGTCTTCTCGTCGGCCGGGTCGCCGGTGACGAGCGCGCTCACGGCCGGGAGCAGCCGCTCGACGAACGCGTCGTACACCGGCCGCTCGACGATCACCCGCTGGACGGCGATGCAGCTCTGGCCCGCCTGGTAGTTGGAGTAGAGGGCGACGCGGCTCGCCGCCCAGTCGAGGTCGGCGTCGGCCAGCACGACCGCCGCGGCGTTGCCGCCGAGCTCCAGCGTCACGTGCTTGCGCGGCACCTGGTCGGCGATGGCGTAGCCGACCGGGGCCGAGCCGGTGAACGAGACCACGGGCAGCCGCGGGTCGTGCACCAGGCCGCCGGCGCGCTCGTTCTCGACCGGCAGCACCGAGAACATCCCGGCGGGCAGGTCGGTCTCGGCCAGGATCTCGCCCAGCAGCAGCGCGGTCAGCGGCGTGGCGGGCGCGGGCTTGACGACGACGGGCGCGCCGACCGCGATGGCCGGGGCCACCTTGTGGGCGACCAGGTTGAGCGGAAAGTTGAACGGCGTGATCGCCAGGACCGGCCCGTACGGCACGCGCGAGACGTAGGCCAGCCGGCCGGCGGCGGCGGGCTCGGTGTCGAGCCGCTGCACCTCGCCCGACCAGCGGCGGGTCTCCTCGGCCGCGAAACGGAACGTCGCCACGGCCCGCCCCACCTCGCCCCGCGCCCACAGGATGGGCTTGCCGTTCTCGGCGGTGATGAGCTGGGCGAACTCCTCGCTCCGCTCGGCCAGCCGGCGCGAGACGTGGGCCAGCGCCTCCGCGCGCACGTGCACCGGAAGCGCGGCGGCCTGCCGGGCGACCGCGTCGGCGGCGGCCACGGCCTCCTCGACCTGCGCGTCGGTCGGCACCGCGTGCCGGCCGACCTCGCGACCGTCGTGGGGATTGGTCACGGTGAGCTCGGCGTCCCCGGTGGCGGGGCGCCCTGCGAGCCAGAAGGTACGCACGTCCATACCCCGACGTTATGCCACCTCGAGATCGGCGCCGTGTGCCATGTTGCACAACCCCGCAGGCCCCGCTGGCCGTCACGTACAAGTCATCGCCACGCGGACCTCATCTTTACCCACCATGTAACAGAAGTAGACCTAATTCGGGATGTTTACCATGCGGAGCGGTTTGAACGAGCTCCCCCGTGGCTAAGTCATCGTGTGCGGGTCTCCAGCGCGGCGGGCCCCCTAGCAGAAAGGCGTGGGCCCATGACCTCCTCGGCGCCGCTTGGGCTTCAGGGCGCCTACCTTCTGGGCGAGCGGGCCAGCCACGACGAGCTGCGTTCCCGGTTGCTCGACGTCGCGGTCAACCTGCTCGTGACCGACGGGCCCGAAAGCCTCACCACCCGCCGGATCGCCTCCGAGGCCGGCTGCACCACCACCGTCATCTACACGATGTTCGGCAACCGAGAAGGGCTGGCCGAGGCCCTCTACCTGGAGGGTTTCGAGCGGTTCAGGCGTTTCCTGGAGGCGGTGCCGCAGCGCCGCGACCCCTTCGAGTACCTGACCGCGCTCGGCCCCGCCTACCGGCAGGCGTGCCTGTCGGAGCCGGGCTACTACAGCCTCATGTTCGAGCGGGCGATCCCCGGCTTCGAGCCCAGTGAGCGCGCCAGGACCCTCGCCCGCGCGGCGCTCAACATCCTCGACCGGGCGATCGCCGACTGCATCTCCGCCGGCTACCTGGTGCCCACCCAGCCGCGCAAGATCGCCGACGCGCTGTGGGCGGCGGCGCAGGGCGCGATCAGCCTGGAGCGCGCCGGCCACCTGCGCGACGGCCGCACCTACGAGGCCGTCACGACGGCCACGATCTGCTGCTTCCTGGCCCAGAAGTAGCCGCCTGCGGCCCGTCGGGGGCGGGCGGCCGCCGTTGCGGGGGTCACGCCCCGGTGGGCGGGGAGGGCGGCTCGGCGCCCCGGGGCGGCGCTCCCTCGTGGCCCGGCGCGGAGGCGGCGGCCAGCGCGATCCACAGCTCGGCCCGCACCCCCGGGTCGTCGAGATCGCGGCCGAGCAGCTCGGCCACGCGCCTCATCCGGTAGCGCAGGGTGTGGCGGTGCACGCCGAGCCGCTGGGCGGCCGCGTCCCAGTGTCCGTTGCTGCCCAGGTAGGCGCGCAACGACTCCAGCAGGTCGGCGCGCGCCCCGTGCCTGACGAGGGGGGCGAGCAGCGCCGCCGAGAACGCCTGCGCCGCTGCCGGGTCGAGCAGCCGCAGCAGCCCCTGACCGGCCAGGTCGGCATAGCGCACCACCCCGCCGCTTCCCGTGTGCAGCGCCCGCCGCGCCTGCTCCACCCCGCTGCTCAGCTCCCCGTACGTGCACGGCGCGCTCATCCCGACGGCCCCGTCGGCCAGCGATGCCACCTCCTCGGCGGCTTCCCCGGCGACGAGCGCCACCACGTCCCCGCCGCCGGACGGCCGGGCCGCCGCCTCTCCCCTGGCGGGGCCCGGCGCTCCGGGCCTCGCCGCGTCGTCCTGCCGCGCGGGCGGGAAGCGGGCGGTGAACGTGTGGGGCTCCAGGCTGTCCAACGCCTCCCCGTGAGCCGCGAGCACCACCAGCGGCTCCCCGGGCAGCCGGCCGCCGAGCGGGGCCAGCACCGCCCGCGCCCGATCCGGCGCGCCGGCGATCAGCAGCTCGAGCACGGCGGTCCTGACCCGGCGTTCGGCCTCCTGCCGGGCGCCGCCCTGCTCCAGTGCCAGCGTCAGGAGGGACGCGGCGGCGTTGATCACCGTCTGGGTGACGGGTGAGAAGGGCCGCACCGCCCCGACGGCGAAGAACCCGCGCGGGCGCGGCCCGCCGCCCAGGGGCTGCACCACGACGTGCCGGCCGGGCCCGGAGATCGCCAGGCTCGACGGCAACCGCTCGGCCCCGCCTCCACCGGGACGGGTCGCGTGCCCGGCCACGGCGGCCGGAGCCTGGCCTTCGGGTCCGGCGCACTCGGCGGGCGGGTGCGGGGCGGGGCGGGCGGCGCGCAGGCGGGCCAGCTCGGCGGCGACCGACTCGGCCTCGGCTCCCGGCGTCGCGTGCCGCACCTCGCCCGTCTCGTCCAGCAGCGCGGCCCAGCCGCCGACCTCCCTGGCCAGCCGGTCGATCACCGCGTGCACGCCCTCGGGACGCAGCGCCGCCCGGGTCAGCCGCCCCTGCGCGGCGAAGGCCCGGGTGATCTCCTCGTACTGCTCGGCCGCCAGCAGTTCGCTGACCGCCTTGCTGATCGAGATGAACGGCGTCTCGCGCGGCACCTCCAGCAGCGGCAGCCCGGCCGCCGTGGCGGCGCTGACCAGCTCGGGAGGCACGTCCTCGTGGGTGAGGCCGACGGCGAAGCCGAGCCCGGCCACCCCTCGCGCCACCAGTCGGGCGACATATCCGGAGAAGTCGCCTTCCAGCCGCATCCCCGTGGTCAGCAGCAGCTCGTCACCCTCAAGGTACGGCGTGGGGTCCTCCAGCTCGCTGACCGCCACCCAGCGCACCACCGCGTCGAGCGACCCGGTGATGGGCCGTAGCCCGGTGCGTCGCACCACGACCCGCAGCGAAGGCGCCATGACCTCGAAGTTGTCCATTCCGGCGAAGCAAGCATCCTCAGTGTGCCATATCGACAGATAAGCGCAGTTCAAGGGGGGCCGTACCGTCGAAGGTATGAGCATTCCGCAGGAGCGTCGCCTCGCCACCGCCATCCCCGGACCCAAGTCGCAGGAGTTGCTGGCCCGCAAGCAGGCCGCCGTGCCGACCGGCATCGGCACCACGCTGCCGGTGTTCGTGACCCGTGCCGGCGGCGGCGTGATCGAGGACGCCGACGGCAACACGCTGATCGACTTCGGCTCCGGCATCGCCGTGACGAACGTCGGCAACGCCGCCCCGCGCGTGGTCGAGCGGGTCCAGCGGCAGGTCGCCGACTTCACCCACACCTGCTTCATGGTCACCCCGTACGAGTCGTACGTGCGGGTCTGCGAGAAGCTCAACGAACTGACGCCCGGCGACCACGACAAGCGCACCTTCCTGGTGAACAGCGGCGCCGAGGCGGTGGAGAACGCGGTCAAGATCGCGAGGTACGCCACCGGGCGGCAGGCCGTCGTGGTGTTCGACCACGGCTACCACGGCCGCACGCTGCTGACCATGACCCTGACGGCCAAGAACATGCCGTACAAGCAGGGCTTCGGCCCGTTCGCGCCCGAGGTCTACCGGGCGCCGCTGGCCTACCCCTTCCGCTGGCCGACGGGGCCGGAGAACTGCGCGGCCGAGGCCGCCGCCCAGGCCATCGACATGATCGACAAGCAGATCGGCGCGGGCAACGTGGCCGCCGTGGTGATCGAGCCGATCGCGGGCGAGGGCGGGTTCGTCGAGCCGGCCAAGGGGTTCCTGCCGCGCATCGCCGAGTTCTGCCGCGAGAACGGCATCGTGTTCGTGGCCGACGAGGTGCAGACCGGTTTCGCGCGCACGGGTGACCTGTTCGCCTGCGAGGACGAGGGCCTGGTGCCGGACATCATCTGCACCGCCAAGGGCATCGCGGGCGGGTTGCCGCTGGCCGCGGTGACCGGCCGGGCGGAGATCATGGACAAGGTGCACGCGGGCGGCCTCGGCGGCACGTACGGCGGCAACCCGCTGGCCTGCGAGGCCGCGCTCGGCGTGCTGGAGACCATCGCCGAGGAGGACCTGGTCGCCCGCGCCCGCCGGATCGGCGAGATCATGCTTCCCCGGCTGGAGGCGCTGCGCGAGCGCTTCGACGTGATCGGCGACGTGCGCGGGCGCGGCGCGATGATCGCGATCGAGCTGGTACGGCCCGGCACCAAGGAGCCGAACCCGGCCGCCGTCGCCGAGGTCGTCAGGCGCTGCCACGCGGAGGGCCTGCTGGTGCTCACCGCCGGCACGTACGGCAACGTGCTGCGCTTCCTGCCGCCCCTGGTGATCCCCGAGCAGCTCCTGGAGGAGGGCCTCGGCATCCTGGAGAAGGCGTTCACGGCACTGTAGAAACCCTTACGAAACGGGCGTCCAGCTTGTAGCTGGATGCCCGTTTTTGTTGGCGTACGCCGCCCTGGCCGGGTAGAGAATTCACCCTGACTTGACGCTCAGCTAGACGATCACGGGGATGGTCGGAGTTATAACGGATCCGATATACGGGTGCGCGATCACCGCGAGGAGCGTGATGAACTGGGGCCCGACAGGAACGGCGCAGGACATGTTGACGTTCGACCCTGATGACCTCAGCTGGGCACAGCGAGAGGGCGACGCCTGCGTCGTCTGCCACAAGAGGTGGCCCAGGCCGCGCGTCCGCGTGGGCCGCCTCCCCGACGACTCGGCCGTGATGGCCTGCGGCGACTGCGCCGAGGCCCTCGTGCCGGCCTCCCTGGCGACCGTGGTCGCCTTCC is drawn from Nonomuraea muscovyensis and contains these coding sequences:
- a CDS encoding trypsin-like serine peptidase, encoding MHRRVALLSAVALAVAGALIPASAGAAQAGTSATGLDPRPVRWSATDSWPERRTVLQYWTSQRMLAAEPLSSPAPRRASSDSPTQGSPWATRGASTGTATGGRVPYTIRGSSAGAGQAAPWSVGGTAPVGVRQVAQQAQVPNSPGLRWTDGGAVVRTVGRVFFTTAEGRNSSCSGTAVTSANESVVMTAGHCVKLNGAAHRNWVFVPGFDNGRRPFGTWVATRLLTTQQWNAREDINFDIAAAVVAPLDGRTLTDVVGGQGVAFNQARRQQMYSFGYPAAAPFNGSRLIYCSGQAFDDTVMTRDLGLRCAMTGGSSGGPWFRNFDESTGLGWLNSVNSFKYNFAPDFMFGPFFGNEAQAVYQAAQRTNAL
- a CDS encoding trypsin-like serine peptidase; protein product: MTLSTPLLAAVPLVAGLMGPALVGATPPQRPVHPPAHADHDPPRARDAGPDAARATRAGQASRPDVVEHVAARGPSDQQRVLGYWTARRMAAALPIDLVGSLPGGGLLGGLTGRAGGPGVPGLSGTTARQASPDRRPAVSRHHSARPQQTTYGARWSTGGAVTRTTGRVFMTMNGVDFVCSASTVKSANRDVVVTAGHCVKDGAGQWADNWTFVPGYRDGGGHPYGRYPARRMFVAGPWSRSADDSYDVGMVVLGTSSGRHVADVVGAQEIAFNQPRGGQAFGFGYPADPPYNGEHLVYCAGRLRADPHGETRDQGLGCDMTAGSSGGPWLSGFDHDTGKGTLTSLSSFKYSDDQRTMYGPYFGEAVKTLFTTAERA
- a CDS encoding response regulator transcription factor, whose product is MIRLLIADDEDLIRGALAALLGLEADLDVVAEAATTTDAVRLAHERRPDIAVLDLEMPPADGLHAAQEIRAALSTRIVLVTRHARPGVLRRALAAGVSGFVPKTTPATRLAEIIRDVAAGRRYVDPDIAASALAEDDCPLTGRELEVLRASRTGASINDIAAQIHLAPGTVRNYLSAAMAKLGVSSRHAAAHRAWEEGWI
- a CDS encoding sensor histidine kinase, coding for MRDGPSERGTGLSGFRRYTWWSLTGSITVSLVLFVRAWAMDEGVVPWVRGVSGLALAVLVVAAVVLVGRRLDRVPGDPGPGHQVGGHRTDGRHPGGRAPAGRSTAGPGGFPAGWLVVGGLAAAVLGAVPLALRDDGLWPVAPAVMVSITATFLRPAHRRTLIAGAVVAAAALGGGVALASGDEGWLLAAAFPAGMVASVAWMALGMLWAWDVADRLDQARRLAAELAVKDERLRFAADLHDIQGHHLQVIALKSELAERLVEGDPARAAAEMREVRRLAADALRDTRAVVQGYRRTTLEDEIANAAKVLTAAGIDTAVDRDQATGAPTLPEPARHLLGLVMREATTNVLRHSRAGHARIAYRVEDGHARLLIGNDGAADPPRPDAGTGLRTLAGRLEQAGGTLDWRRDGDRFEVVASLPAGAPAYPAGVSTR
- a CDS encoding aldehyde dehydrogenase family protein, with translation MDVRTFWLAGRPATGDAELTVTNPHDGREVGRHAVPTDAQVEEAVAAADAVARQAAALPVHVRAEALAHVSRRLAERSEEFAQLITAENGKPILWARGEVGRAVATFRFAAEETRRWSGEVQRLDTEPAAAGRLAYVSRVPYGPVLAITPFNFPLNLVAHKVAPAIAVGAPVVVKPAPATPLTALLLGEILAETDLPAGMFSVLPVENERAGGLVHDPRLPVVSFTGSAPVGYAIADQVPRKHVTLELGGNAAAVVLADADLDWAASRVALYSNYQAGQSCIAVQRVIVERPVYDAFVERLLPAVSALVTGDPADEKTQVGPLVSEAAAERVEQWIDEAVRGGARVLAGGTREGATLAPTVLADVPADAKVVREEVFGPVMILQPAASMEEAYAMVNDSAYGLQAGVFTRSLDAAFRANRELEVGGVIIGDVPSYRADQMPYGGVKDSGIGREGLGSAMRDLTYEKVMVMTGLTL
- a CDS encoding TetR/AcrR family transcriptional regulator: MTSSAPLGLQGAYLLGERASHDELRSRLLDVAVNLLVTDGPESLTTRRIASEAGCTTTVIYTMFGNREGLAEALYLEGFERFRRFLEAVPQRRDPFEYLTALGPAYRQACLSEPGYYSLMFERAIPGFEPSERARTLARAALNILDRAIADCISAGYLVPTQPRKIADALWAAAQGAISLERAGHLRDGRTYEAVTTATICCFLAQK
- a CDS encoding PucR family transcriptional regulator, with the translated sequence MDNFEVMAPSLRVVVRRTGLRPITGSLDAVVRWVAVSELEDPTPYLEGDELLLTTGMRLEGDFSGYVARLVARGVAGLGFAVGLTHEDVPPELVSAATAAGLPLLEVPRETPFISISKAVSELLAAEQYEEITRAFAAQGRLTRAALRPEGVHAVIDRLAREVGGWAALLDETGEVRHATPGAEAESVAAELARLRAARPAPHPPAECAGPEGQAPAAVAGHATRPGGGGAERLPSSLAISGPGRHVVVQPLGGGPRPRGFFAVGAVRPFSPVTQTVINAAASLLTLALEQGGARQEAERRVRTAVLELLIAGAPDRARAVLAPLGGRLPGEPLVVLAAHGEALDSLEPHTFTARFPPARQDDAARPGAPGPARGEAAARPSGGGDVVALVAGEAAEEVASLADGAVGMSAPCTYGELSSGVEQARRALHTGSGGVVRYADLAGQGLLRLLDPAAAQAFSAALLAPLVRHGARADLLESLRAYLGSNGHWDAAAQRLGVHRHTLRYRMRRVAELLGRDLDDPGVRAELWIALAAASAPGHEGAPPRGAEPPSPPTGA
- the gabT gene encoding 4-aminobutyrate--2-oxoglutarate transaminase, with the translated sequence MSIPQERRLATAIPGPKSQELLARKQAAVPTGIGTTLPVFVTRAGGGVIEDADGNTLIDFGSGIAVTNVGNAAPRVVERVQRQVADFTHTCFMVTPYESYVRVCEKLNELTPGDHDKRTFLVNSGAEAVENAVKIARYATGRQAVVVFDHGYHGRTLLTMTLTAKNMPYKQGFGPFAPEVYRAPLAYPFRWPTGPENCAAEAAAQAIDMIDKQIGAGNVAAVVIEPIAGEGGFVEPAKGFLPRIAEFCRENGIVFVADEVQTGFARTGDLFACEDEGLVPDIICTAKGIAGGLPLAAVTGRAEIMDKVHAGGLGGTYGGNPLACEAALGVLETIAEEDLVARARRIGEIMLPRLEALRERFDVIGDVRGRGAMIAIELVRPGTKEPNPAAVAEVVRRCHAEGLLVLTAGTYGNVLRFLPPLVIPEQLLEEGLGILEKAFTAL